A single window of Eucalyptus grandis isolate ANBG69807.140 chromosome 1, ASM1654582v1, whole genome shotgun sequence DNA harbors:
- the LOC104442885 gene encoding protein ACCELERATED CELL DEATH 6, producing the protein MHPKVYEAVKSGDFDSFETIILGNGEDLFDQTTPKENNILHVAAQYGQVNFIEHLLQCPSGPSLLWQVNDKGDTPLHLAAKVGSCEVVRVFTDFTKLLHWVVENGQVDACKELLRKQNLHKDTALHHAIRGGHNLVVQLLIEEDSQLCDIINAADESPLYLATDRQLSHAIGLILGAFSWSSSHKGPKGLTALHAGISLSLTIWEKIMEKRPEAIRERDDMGWTPLHYVAYLGKVEAVRVLLQHDTSVTYDLDNAGESALHLAAFQGHAKVIDELVRSCPDAFDIINTKGQTALHAAVVGGRVNVVTYILRMPNLKYLINEQDTDGNTALHLAALHRSYNIIFILAQDKRVDHLAKNKDHLTAIDILILIRRSATALRKFITC; encoded by the exons ATGCATCCTAAAGTGTATGAGGCTGTAAAGTCGGGAGACTTTGATTCCTTTGAGACAATAATTTTAGGAAATGGAGAGGACCTTTTCGACCAAACAACACCAAAGGAGAACAACATTCTTCACGTTGCAGCTCAATACGGGCAAGTAAATTTCATTGAACATCTTCTTCAATGTCCATCAGGACCGTCCCTTCTTTGGCAAGTTAACGACAAAGGAGACACTCCCCTGCATCTTGCTGCCAAAGTGGGAAGTTGCGAAGTGGTTCGAGTCTTCActgatttcacaaaattactTCATTGGGTTGTTGAGAACGGACAAGTTGATGCATGCAAAGAGCTACTTCGAAAGCAAAATTTGCATAAGGATACAGCACTGCACCATGCAATAAGAGGAGGCCATAATTTGGTGGTGCAGTTGTTGATTGAAGAAGATTCTCAACTGTGTGATATTATTAATGCTGCCGATGAGTCTCCACTTTATCTTGCAACAGATCGACAACTTTCTCATGCCATTGGGCTGATTTTAGGTGCTTTCTCATGGTCATCCTCTCATAAGGGCCCTAAGGGTTTGACAGCTTTGCATGCCggaatctctctctcattgacCA TTTGGGAGAAAATCATGGAGAAAAGACCAGAAGCGATCAGAGAAAGAGATGATATGGGGTGGACTCCTCTTCATTACGTTGCTTACTTGGGCAAAGTTGAAGCAGTTAGAGTACTCCTCCAACATGATACTTCTGTGACATACGATTTAGACAATGCGGGGGAATCGGCTCTTCACCTTGCAGCATTTCAAGGCCATGCCAAGGTCATTGACGAGCTTGTTAGATCATGTCCCGACGCTTTTGACATAATAAACACCAAAGGGCAGACGGCTCTTCATGCAGCTGTTGTCGGTGGACGAGTGAATGTAGTTACGTACATACTACGAATGCCAAACCTGAAGTATCTCATCAACGAACAAGACACCGATGGAAACACGGCTCTGCATTTGGCTGCACTTCATAGAAGTTACAACATCATATTCATACTTGCACAAGACAAGAGGGTGGACCATTTGGCTAAAAATAAGGATCATTTGACCGCAATTGACATTTTGATACTTATAAGGAG ATCGGCTACGGCACTACGAAAGTTCATTACCTGTTGA
- the LOC120290423 gene encoding major allergen Pru av 1-like has translation MGVITFHFDIPSPIPQARMFKAAILDADNLLPKVLPQAVKSVEVLEGDGGPGTIKLMTFAEGNPFKTAKHKVEALDKENFTYCYSIIEGEMLGTTFGKITHEVKINALPLGGSMLKCTNSYFTAEEINTWKEKVSAMYEAIEAYLLANPDAY, from the exons ATGGGTGTCATCACTTTTCACTTCGATATCCCATCCCCCATTCCCCAGGCCAGGATGTTCAAGGCCGCTATCCTCGATGCCGATAACCTCCTCCCCAAGGTCCTCCCACAAGCCGTCAAGAGCGTTGAAGTCCTCGAGGGCGATGGAGGTCCCGGGACCATCAAGTTGATGACTTTTGCCGA AGGCAATCCGTTCAAGACAGCGAAGCACAAGGTCGAGGCCCTGGACAAGGAGAACTTCACCTACTGCTACTCAATCATCGAGGGCGAAATGCTGGGCACCACCTTCGGGAAGATCACCCATGAGGTGAAGATCAACGCGTTGCCTTTGGGAGGCTCGATGTTGAAGTGCACGAACAGTTACTTCACCGCGGAGGAGATCAACACCTGGAAAGAGAAGGTGTCCGCGATGTACGAGGCCATCGAGGCTTATCTCTTGGCAAACCCTGATGCCTACTGA